A single genomic interval of Macadamia integrifolia cultivar HAES 741 chromosome 6, SCU_Mint_v3, whole genome shotgun sequence harbors:
- the LOC122081649 gene encoding uncharacterized protein LOC122081649 has product MNLSTSKKKRTNETLESEIGSTNSHDRSIHQTIMTESFIQMMKGACAYGQGFVIPSHSTLCTHLIPEAKVEIMEYVSNIKSTWCIECSSNSITAGYLFREISDVIEMLGPQHVVQFVSDNGANYNCYGDTLIGKWSHMYQTNCAAHGINLLLKDIHKHIRWVRKIIDDGKHVVDYMHRHTTVIALMREFTNDKEIKPPCKTRFATNFLMLQSLIVVENELRLLVTSSELRGFHCNRVEIALKTVRIIQSNIFWGEAKEVIAFMDPLIRILRLVDSDGTTACYLYEATVRAKEKLRKLKESDGVKNFTILDFLIQGWKRI; this is encoded by the exons ATGAATTTGAGTacatctaaaaagaaaaggacgaATGAGACCCTAGAAAGTGAAATTGGTTCCACAAATTCTCATGATAGGAGCATTCATCAAACCATAATG ACAGAATCTTTTATTCAAATGATGAAAGGCGCTTGTGCCTATGGTCAGGGTTTTGTTATTCCTAGTCACTCTACTCTTTGTACCCATTTGATTCCTGAAGCTAAGGTAGAGATCATGGAATATGTGAGCAACATAAAGTCAACATGG TGTATTGAATGTAGTTCAAATAGTATTACTGCTGGATATCTTTTTAGAGAAATATCTGATGTTATTGAAATGCTTGGACCACAACATGTTGTGCAATTTGTTTCAGATAATGGTGCTAACTATAATTGTTATGGTGATACGTTGATTGGAAAATGGTCTCACATGTATCAGACAAATTGTGCTGCACATGGGATTAATTTGCTTTTAAAGGATATCCATAAGCATATTAGATGGGTGAGGaaaattattgatgatggtAAACATGTAGTGGATTATATGCACAGGCACACAACTGTTATAGCCTTAATGAGGGAATTCACAAATGACAAAGAGATTAAGCCGCCTTGCAAGACAAGGTTTGCTACTAATTTTTTAATGCTCCAATCTCTTATTGTAGTTGAGAATGAGTTAAGGCTATTGGTTACATCATCTGAATTGAGAGGCTTCCATTGCAATAGAGTTGAAATAGCATTAAAGACTGTCAGAATAATTCAATCTAATATATTCTGGGGCGAGGCAAAGGAGGTTATTGCTTTTATGGATCCTCTCATTAGGATTCTTCGCCTTGTTGATTCAGATGGTACCACTGCATGTTACTTGTATGAAGCAACTGTTagggcaaaagaaaaattaaggaaGTTAAAGGAGAGTGATGGAGTAAAGAACTTTACCATATTGGATTTTTTGATACAAGGGTGGAAAAGAATATAA
- the LOC122081134 gene encoding uncharacterized protein LOC122081134 produces MVPLEDREQFTAEMVEYRMRNPNLFNITGKSLMKTNHPRIWWEYMSGYLPVVQKVACRILSKPCSSSPCERNWSAWDAAQTKKRNRLTLEMLEDLVYIRMNSLMKEKYENRAIQDTKPIDLEKLGDLPDVNIELETERLEETC; encoded by the exons ATGGTTCCTCTAGAAGATCGTGAGCAATTCACTGCAGAAATGGTTGAGTATCGAATGAGGAACCCAAATTTGTTCAATATCACAGGAAAGTCTTTAATGAAAACTAACCATCCAA ggatttggtggGAATATATGAGTGGTTATCTTCCAGTGGTTCAAAAGGTTGCTTGTAGAATCTTAAGCAAACCTTGTAGTTCCTCTCCTTGTGAGAGGAATTGGAGTGCTTGGGACGCAGcacaaacaaagaagaggaacAGATTAACTCTAGAAATGTTAGAAGATTTGGTATACATTAGAATGAATtctttgatgaaggagaagtaTGAAAACCGAGCAATTCAGGATACAAAACCTATTGACCTAGAGAAACTTGGTGACTTGCCTGATGTAAACATTGAGTTGGAGACAGAGAGACTTGAAGAGACATGTTGA